A region from the Bactrocera dorsalis isolate Fly_Bdor chromosome 1, ASM2337382v1, whole genome shotgun sequence genome encodes:
- the LOC125775473 gene encoding antigen 5 like allergen Cul n 1-like, whose amino-acid sequence MLNLLNIGFYFVAFSIWPCVSINAYYYCDKQEELCGDSKHFMCDPDDVPREGELLGLLPLTRKIKRMYVERHNEYRNKLAGGEQSFKGGGKFPIATRMREVIWDNELAYIAGHHAKRCNLEHDACHSTKRFPGSGQNLFIMGLSGKPETVADVVETAVDGWWGEYEMVNDGNAMADEFPNGAEDWANIGHFSAIANERAAFVGCGLALCQNCSFGDYCIEVTCNYSITNIAGTFMYKKGDSSASECDFYDSVPSSKYPHLCKNKGKIFEE is encoded by the exons atgctaaatttactaaatattgGCTTTTATTTCGTCGCTTTTTCGATATGGCCTTGCGTTTCCATCAatgcttattattattgtgaTAAGCAAGAAGAGTTATGTGGCGATAGTAAGCATTTTATGTGTGATCCAGATGATGTG CCTAGGGAAGGCGAACTCCTTGGACTTCTGCCATTGACACGCAAAATTAAACGTATGTATGTCGAACGACACAACGAGTACCGCAACAAACTGGCAGGGGGTGAACAATCTTTCAAAGGAGGTGGAAAATTTCCAATAGCTACGCGCATGCGTGAAGTAATATGGGATAACGAATTAGCCTATATAGCTGGCCACCATGCAAAACGCTGTAATCTCGAGCATGATGCCTGCCATTCTACTAAGCGATTTCCGGGCTCCGGTCAAAATCTTTTTATAATGGGTTTAAGTGGAAAGCCAGAAACGGTAGCAGATGTGGTAGAGACAGCGGTGGATGGTTGGTGGGGCGAATATGAAATGGTGAATGATGGAAATGCAATGGCTGACGAATTTCCAAACGG CGCTGAAGACTGGGCTAATATCGGTCATTTCTCTGCTATTGCAAATGAACGTGCAGCTTTCGTCGGATGTGGTCTGGCGCTTTGCCAAAATTGTTCGTTTGGAGATTATTGTATTGAGGTTACATGTAATTACTCAATAACTAATATAGCAGGCACATTCATGTACAAGAAAGGTGATTCATCAGCATCCGAATGTGATTTTTATGATAGTGTACCGAGTAGTAAATATCCTCATCTTTGTAAAAATAAagggaaaatatttgaagaatag